The proteins below are encoded in one region of Acetoanaerobium noterae:
- a CDS encoding glycosyltransferase family 4 protein, which yields MPKIIIAFLGAMLFSYVLTPYVIKLAHRIGAIDVPKDDRRVHSKPIPRLGGIAIFGGFFIVSTLLIPISREMMGFLLASVIMIIMGILDDTRGLGAKTKLLIQITCALIVFVFGVRIEFLTNPFDKETGMLYLGILALPLTVFWIVGITNTVNLIDGLDGLAAGISAISAITLSLIAYMSNDITSTILLVALAGGAIGFLPFNFNPAKIFMGDTGSLFLGFALSVISIEAAIKSAATLAVVVPILALGIPIFDTTFAIIRRANAGRPIMEADKGHLHHRLLSRGLSQKQTVIALYLMSCILGASAIFIAEASMKSAMVVLTLDLLLIIYGVFRLKILTHTQEEVK from the coding sequence GTGCCGAAAATCATTATTGCTTTTTTAGGAGCAATGTTGTTTTCATATGTTTTAACGCCCTATGTGATTAAGCTAGCGCATAGGATAGGAGCTATAGATGTACCAAAGGATGACAGAAGAGTTCATAGCAAGCCCATACCAAGACTTGGTGGGATTGCAATCTTCGGGGGATTTTTCATAGTATCAACGCTACTCATTCCAATTAGCAGAGAAATGATGGGTTTTCTATTAGCCTCAGTAATTATGATTATCATGGGAATACTAGATGATACAAGAGGATTAGGAGCGAAGACTAAGCTTTTAATTCAAATAACCTGTGCACTTATTGTTTTTGTCTTTGGAGTTCGAATAGAATTTCTGACAAATCCCTTTGATAAAGAAACAGGAATGCTTTATTTAGGAATTTTAGCTCTACCACTTACTGTGTTTTGGATAGTTGGAATTACAAATACAGTTAATTTAATAGATGGACTAGATGGACTTGCAGCTGGAATCTCAGCTATATCAGCCATAACTCTTTCTTTGATTGCATATATGTCAAACGACATAACATCTACTATTCTTCTTGTTGCACTTGCGGGAGGAGCAATAGGCTTTTTACCATTTAACTTCAATCCTGCAAAAATATTCATGGGGGATACAGGCTCGCTATTTCTAGGCTTTGCCTTATCTGTTATTTCAATAGAAGCTGCAATTAAGTCTGCTGCTACCTTGGCAGTTGTAGTACCTATATTGGCACTTGGAATACCTATATTTGATACTACCTTTGCTATAATAAGAAGAGCAAATGCAGGAAGACCAATTATGGAAGCTGATAAAGGACATCTCCACCATAGACTGCTTAGCAGAGGGTTATCTCAAAAGCAAACAGTTATAGCTTTATATTTAATGAGCTGTATTTTAGGAGCAAGTGCTATTTTTATAGCTGAAGCTAGTATGAAATCAGCAATGGTAGTGCTGACCTTAGATTTGTTGCTTATAATTTACGGTGTATTTAGACTTAAAATACTTACTCACACACAGGAGGAAGTTAAATGA
- a CDS encoding deoxycytidylate deaminase, with translation MDRRDKINYYLDIAQTVLNRGTCRRRNYGSIIVKNDEIISTGYTGAPRGRKNCIDLGYCYREAMNIPRGQMYETCRSVHSEMNAIISAERRDMIGATLYLVGKDMATGELVENADSCSMCKRVIINAGIKEVIIRETLETYRVIPVQTWIDEDDSLSGVLGY, from the coding sequence TTGGATAGACGCGATAAAATTAATTATTATTTAGATATAGCTCAGACAGTTTTAAATAGAGGAACTTGCAGAAGAAGAAATTATGGAAGCATTATAGTAAAAAATGATGAAATAATTTCTACAGGATATACGGGAGCGCCAAGAGGCAGAAAAAATTGTATAGACCTTGGATACTGTTATAGAGAAGCTATGAATATTCCAAGAGGGCAGATGTATGAAACTTGCAGATCTGTTCATTCTGAAATGAATGCTATAATATCAGCAGAAAGAAGAGATATGATAGGGGCAACCTTATATCTTGTTGGAAAAGATATGGCTACAGGAGAGCTTGTAGAAAATGCAGATTCGTGTAGTATGTGCAAACGTGTTATAATTAATGCAGGAATAAAAGAAGTTATAATAAGGGAGACTTTAGAAACCTATAGAGTCATCCCGGTACAGACCTGGATTGATGAAGATGATTCTCTTTCCGGTGTTTTAGGATATTAG
- the upp gene encoding uracil phosphoribosyltransferase → MSKLVVVDHPMIQHKLSILRDKNTGSREFRALVKEIGMLMVYEITRDLPLEEIEIETPVTKTRAKVLAGKKLAVVPILRAGLGMVDGILELIPAAKVGHIGLYRDPETLKPVEYFCKLPQDVEEREFLVVDPMLATGGSAEAAIQLLKDRGAKNIRLVCLVGCPEGVKMVQEAHPDVDVYLAALDEKLNDHGYIVPGLGDAGDRIFGTK, encoded by the coding sequence ATGTCAAAATTAGTAGTAGTAGACCATCCAATGATTCAGCATAAGCTGAGTATATTAAGAGATAAGAACACAGGTTCAAGAGAGTTTAGAGCTCTAGTTAAAGAAATAGGTATGCTAATGGTATATGAAATTACTAGAGACCTACCTTTAGAGGAAATTGAAATAGAAACACCAGTTACTAAAACAAGAGCTAAAGTACTTGCAGGAAAAAAGCTTGCAGTAGTTCCTATACTTCGTGCAGGCCTTGGTATGGTAGATGGAATTCTAGAGCTTATTCCAGCAGCAAAGGTTGGACATATAGGTCTATATAGAGATCCAGAGACTTTAAAGCCAGTTGAGTATTTTTGCAAGCTACCACAAGATGTTGAAGAAAGAGAATTTTTAGTTGTTGACCCTATGCTTGCTACTGGAGGTTCAGCTGAAGCTGCTATACAGCTGCTTAAAGATAGAGGGGCTAAAAATATAAGACTAGTATGCCTAGTTGGATGCCCTGAGGGGGTAAAGATGGTTCAAGAAGCTCATCCTGATGTAGATGTTTATTTAGCTGCACTAGACGAAAAATTAAACGACCATGGATACATAGTGCCTGGACTTGGTGATGCAGGAGATAGAATTTTTGGAACTAAGTAA
- the rpiB gene encoding ribose 5-phosphate isomerase B, which translates to MKIGLGADHGGYKLKQLIKEHLEKNGYEVVDYGTNSSDSVDYPDYGKKVAQAVIDREVEKGIVCCGTGIGISLAANKVKGIRCANVSDTFSAKMSRAHNNCQMIALGERVLGAGLALEIVDAFLNTEFEGDRHQRRVDKIMDIEGGFTCQN; encoded by the coding sequence ATGAAAATTGGATTAGGCGCTGATCATGGTGGCTATAAGTTAAAGCAGCTTATAAAAGAGCATCTAGAGAAAAATGGATATGAAGTTGTGGATTATGGCACAAACTCATCTGATTCTGTGGATTATCCTGACTATGGGAAAAAGGTAGCTCAGGCTGTTATTGATAGAGAAGTAGAAAAGGGTATAGTGTGCTGTGGAACTGGTATAGGTATAAGCCTTGCTGCCAATAAAGTCAAAGGCATAAGATGTGCCAATGTATCAGATACTTTTTCAGCAAAGATGAGTAGAGCACATAACAACTGCCAGATGATAGCTCTTGGTGAAAGAGTTTTAGGAGCTGGACTTGCACTTGAGATAGTGGATGCATTTTTGAATACAGAGTTTGAAGGCGACCGTCATCAAAGAAGAGTAGATAAAATTATGGATATTGAGGGAGGATTCACATGTCAAAATTAG
- a CDS encoding low molecular weight protein arginine phosphatase: MLKVAFVCTGNTCRSPMAEAILKDVLEKRGENLSEYRIYSLGIMAMNGDSASYNSIEVMKELKIDISSHRSQRVNPENIKADILITMGKSHKDFLIVNTTDTQILMLKEFAGYGEVDVRDPYGGSYYDYVDVRDEILDSIEKIADKIIELNKKKIGGL; the protein is encoded by the coding sequence ATGCTGAAAGTAGCCTTTGTATGTACAGGCAATACCTGCAGAAGTCCTATGGCTGAAGCTATATTAAAAGATGTCCTTGAAAAAAGAGGAGAAAATCTTTCTGAGTATAGGATATATTCTCTTGGAATTATGGCTATGAATGGAGACAGCGCATCTTATAATTCTATTGAGGTCATGAAGGAACTAAAAATAGATATCAGCTCTCATAGAAGTCAGAGGGTTAATCCTGAAAATATCAAAGCAGATATACTAATTACAATGGGAAAATCTCATAAGGATTTTCTGATTGTAAATACGACTGACACTCAGATATTGATGCTAAAGGAATTTGCAGGTTATGGAGAAGTAGATGTGAGAGATCCATATGGAGGCTCTTACTATGACTATGTAGATGTGAGAGATGAAATACTGGATAGCATTGAAAAAATAGCAGATAAAATTATCGAGCTAAATAAGAAAAAAATAGGAGGCTTATAA
- a CDS encoding L-threonylcarbamoyladenylate synthase, producing MKAKRCLLIDTDKDKEFLDEKLHKVANLLKAGKTVVFPTETVYGLGANALDPEAAKKIYEAKGRPSDNPLIVHISKKEDVDFLAGNISQDAKLLMEAFWPGPLTLILDKSDNVPIETTGGLMTVAIRMPSNPIARKLIDLAGVPIAAPSANISGRPSITSSKYLVEELCERVDAIIISEDSEIGLESTVIDMTASTPVILRPGKIGKTEIEKILNKEIELDPSLKDENAAPKSPGMKYKHYSPNATVIVVTGSLDEMKQKINQKLSLDKNKSDKVKVVCLEDRVSLYDGYGISWGKNSQEAARNLFKILRLMDEQNIEVVYFEELNSDEISEAVMNRLIKAAGNMIL from the coding sequence ATGAAAGCAAAGAGATGCTTGCTAATAGATACAGATAAAGACAAAGAATTTTTAGATGAGAAGTTACATAAAGTAGCAAATCTGCTTAAAGCTGGAAAAACGGTAGTATTTCCTACTGAAACAGTATATGGACTGGGAGCTAATGCACTGGACCCTGAAGCGGCAAAGAAAATCTATGAAGCAAAAGGTAGACCATCTGATAATCCACTGATAGTACACATTTCTAAAAAAGAAGATGTGGATTTTCTTGCGGGAAATATCAGCCAAGATGCAAAGCTTCTAATGGAAGCTTTTTGGCCAGGACCACTTACGCTAATATTAGATAAATCAGATAATGTTCCAATTGAGACAACAGGAGGGTTAATGACTGTTGCAATTAGAATGCCATCAAATCCAATAGCGAGAAAGCTAATTGATTTAGCAGGTGTACCTATTGCTGCTCCATCTGCCAATATTTCTGGAAGACCATCTATAACCTCTTCAAAATATTTAGTAGAAGAGCTTTGTGAAAGAGTGGATGCTATAATTATTTCAGAGGACAGTGAAATTGGATTGGAATCAACAGTAATAGATATGACAGCTAGTACTCCAGTAATACTAAGACCTGGAAAAATCGGAAAAACTGAGATAGAAAAAATTCTCAATAAGGAAATAGAGCTAGACCCATCTTTAAAGGATGAAAATGCGGCCCCTAAATCTCCGGGCATGAAATACAAGCATTACAGCCCTAACGCTACAGTAATTGTGGTTACAGGAAGCTTGGATGAAATGAAGCAAAAGATAAACCAAAAGCTGAGCCTTGATAAAAATAAAAGTGACAAAGTAAAAGTGGTTTGCCTTGAAGATAGGGTGAGCTTATATGATGGTTACGGCATTTCTTGGGGGAAAAACAGCCAAGAGGCAGCTAGAAATTTATTCAAGATACTTAGATTAATGGATGAGCAAAATATAGAAGTTGTTTACTTTGAAGAGTTAAATTCAGATGAGATAAGTGAGGCTGTAATGAATAGACTTATAAAAGCGGCTGGAAATATGATTTTGTAG
- the prfA gene encoding peptide chain release factor 1, which yields MFDKIEFVEEKYKELNQKISDPEVINNQSLWQKLMKEHAEIEPVVMKYREYKTVKSQFEGAKEILESSNDEEMRELAKMELSELEESLEAVSEDLRILLLPKDPNDDKNVIVEIRAGAGGDEAALFAGVLFRMYSMYASSRRWKVELMSSNDTGVGGYKEVVFMINGKGAYSRLKFESGVHRVQRVPETESAGRIHTSTATVAVLPEVEEVGEVELNLNDVRVDVFRSSGNGGQSVNTTDSAVRLTHVPTGIVISMQDEKSQLKNKEKAFKILRAKLYDIELEKAQKEVARERKSQVGTGDRSERIRTYNYPQGRITDHRIGVTLYKLDAFLNGDLDEMVDALITTDQTEKMQMAE from the coding sequence ATGTTTGATAAAATAGAGTTTGTTGAGGAAAAGTATAAGGAGCTTAACCAGAAGATTTCTGATCCTGAGGTTATAAATAACCAAAGTTTATGGCAAAAGCTTATGAAAGAGCATGCAGAAATAGAACCAGTTGTTATGAAATACAGAGAGTATAAAACCGTTAAGTCTCAGTTTGAGGGAGCAAAAGAAATTCTTGAAAGCTCAAACGATGAAGAAATGAGAGAACTAGCTAAGATGGAATTATCAGAGCTAGAGGAATCGCTTGAGGCTGTTTCAGAAGATCTTAGAATTCTTCTTCTGCCGAAGGATCCTAACGACGATAAAAACGTTATAGTTGAAATTCGTGCAGGCGCTGGTGGAGATGAAGCAGCTTTATTTGCAGGGGTACTATTTAGAATGTACTCTATGTACGCATCTTCTAGAAGATGGAAGGTTGAGCTTATGTCTTCGAATGATACAGGAGTAGGCGGATATAAAGAAGTTGTGTTTATGATTAACGGTAAGGGAGCATACTCAAGATTAAAATTTGAGTCAGGCGTGCACCGTGTTCAAAGAGTTCCAGAAACTGAGTCAGCTGGAAGAATTCACACGTCTACAGCAACTGTTGCGGTACTTCCTGAGGTTGAAGAGGTAGGAGAGGTGGAGCTTAACCTAAACGACGTAAGGGTTGATGTATTTAGGTCATCTGGAAACGGTGGACAGTCAGTTAATACTACAGATTCAGCAGTAAGACTTACTCACGTTCCTACAGGGATTGTTATATCTATGCAGGATGAAAAATCACAGCTAAAAAATAAAGAAAAAGCTTTTAAAATACTAAGAGCTAAGTTGTACGATATAGAGCTAGAAAAAGCTCAAAAAGAAGTAGCTAGGGAAAGAAAAAGCCAGGTTGGTACAGGAGACCGTTCTGAGAGGATACGTACATACAACTATCCTCAAGGTAGAATAACAGACCATAGAATAGGAGTAACATTATACAAGCTAGATGCTTTCTTAAATGGAGATTTAGATGAAATGGTGGACGCTCTTATAACTACTGACCAAACTGAAAAAATGCAAATGGCAGAGTAA
- the prmC gene encoding peptide chain release factor N(5)-glutamine methyltransferase, with the protein MKIKDIINYGVAMIKNTESPSLETQMMIAKVIEKDRLYIMLNLEEDIDESKVEIIKTMIDKRKNSYPLQYILGEREFWGMDFKVSEGVLIPRQDTEILIEETLKKLKDHKHKSNLKGFEIGVGSGIISITLLKEIETLTMIGVDINDKAIELTKANALKHEVSDRLCILNSNLFEKINKENQFDFIISNPPYIETKVIDSLQEDIKQHEPKLALDGGEDGLDFYRAIIEQSKSYISPYGFIAFEIGYNQAEAVKKIFVENGYPNVTIAKDLAGFDRVVIGMII; encoded by the coding sequence ATGAAGATAAAAGATATAATTAATTATGGTGTAGCCATGATTAAAAATACTGAAAGCCCATCGCTTGAAACCCAAATGATGATAGCAAAGGTAATTGAAAAGGATAGACTTTATATCATGCTCAATCTAGAAGAAGATATAGACGAATCTAAGGTAGAAATTATAAAGACTATGATTGATAAAAGAAAAAACTCCTATCCTCTTCAGTATATATTAGGAGAAAGAGAGTTTTGGGGTATGGACTTCAAGGTAAGTGAAGGGGTGCTCATCCCTAGGCAAGATACCGAAATTTTGATTGAAGAGACACTTAAGAAACTTAAAGACCACAAGCATAAATCTAACCTAAAAGGATTCGAGATAGGAGTAGGTAGTGGAATTATATCAATTACATTACTCAAAGAAATAGAAACCTTAACTATGATAGGAGTAGATATAAATGATAAAGCCATAGAATTGACAAAAGCTAATGCATTAAAGCATGAAGTAAGTGATAGGCTTTGCATTTTGAATTCAAATTTATTTGAAAAAATTAATAAAGAAAATCAATTTGATTTTATAATATCAAATCCTCCTTATATAGAAACTAAAGTAATAGATAGCTTGCAGGAGGACATAAAGCAGCATGAGCCAAAGCTAGCTTTAGATGGTGGAGAAGATGGACTTGATTTTTATAGAGCTATAATAGAGCAGTCCAAATCTTATATTAGCCCTTATGGCTTTATTGCTTTTGAAATAGGCTATAATCAAGCAGAAGCAGTCAAAAAAATATTTGTGGAAAATGGCTATCCAAATGTAACTATTGCAAAGGATTTGGCAGGATTTGACAGGGTTGTAATTGGTATGATTATCTGA
- a CDS encoding DUF1385 domain-containing protein: MSKQNVGGQALIEGVMMKSEKAKSIAIRKQDDSILVTSEDIKPSKYSKLKKIPFLRGMFVLVESMVEGTKDINYAASFYAEDDSDEVDLFEKIMVKLFKDKAEKAATMISVIFAFAIAIGLFIVLPAFLVKGSNEDATMFSSLKEGLIKISFFVAYIYIISLMNDIKRVFQYHGAEHKSIFAYEKGLELTVDNVKKMPRLHPRCGTNFIFVVLMVSTFVFSFFTFENVLTRSILKLIFFPVVAGIAYEIIKIAGKYQNPFTRILILPGLLMQKITTREPDEKQIEVAIAALQATLDKTEVVSPSPT, from the coding sequence ATGAGCAAACAAAACGTAGGTGGCCAAGCCCTGATAGAAGGGGTTATGATGAAAAGTGAAAAGGCAAAATCTATAGCTATTAGAAAGCAAGACGATTCTATACTTGTAACTTCAGAGGACATCAAGCCCTCAAAATATTCCAAGCTTAAAAAAATACCATTTTTAAGAGGGATGTTTGTGCTTGTAGAGTCGATGGTAGAAGGAACAAAGGATATAAACTACGCGGCATCATTTTACGCAGAGGATGATTCTGATGAAGTTGACCTATTCGAAAAAATCATGGTTAAGCTATTCAAGGATAAAGCAGAAAAAGCTGCAACTATGATTTCAGTGATATTTGCATTTGCAATAGCAATAGGCCTATTTATTGTTTTGCCAGCTTTTTTGGTAAAAGGTTCTAATGAAGATGCGACAATGTTTTCAAGCTTAAAAGAAGGCTTAATTAAAATAAGCTTTTTTGTAGCCTATATATATATCATATCTCTTATGAATGACATTAAAAGAGTGTTTCAGTACCATGGAGCAGAGCATAAATCTATATTTGCTTATGAAAAAGGATTGGAGCTTACTGTAGATAATGTAAAGAAAATGCCAAGACTTCATCCTAGATGCGGAACAAATTTTATTTTTGTAGTGCTTATGGTATCTACCTTTGTTTTTTCATTTTTCACATTTGAAAACGTACTTACAAGATCCATTCTAAAATTGATATTTTTCCCAGTAGTTGCAGGAATAGCCTATGAGATAATAAAAATTGCTGGAAAATATCAGAATCCATTTACAAGAATATTGATTCTTCCTGGACTATTAATGCAAAAAATAACAACTAGAGAACCAGATGAAAAGCAAATTGAGGTTGCTATAGCAGCATTACAGGCTACGCTTGATAAAACAGAGGTAGTAAGTCCAAGTCCCACATAA